One stretch of Streptomyces hygroscopicus DNA includes these proteins:
- a CDS encoding membrane protein — MTSETPETSTARGPAAASSGHRLRWNKVPEVTVYFWVIKVLCTTVGETAADMLNEKLGLGLTGVSLLMSVVLAVVLVVQFRTAAYRPGVYWLAVALISIVGTLISDNLTDNMGVPLTTSTTVFAVVLAIVFTVWYRRERTLSIHSVDSLSRESFYWLAVLFTFALGTAAGDLVAERMDLGYWLSAVLFALVIVAVAVARFTLDLNAVWSFWIAYVLTRPLGASVGDYLSQPTGAGGLGLGTVVTSVLFLAVILGLVAYLAVTRKDVIEPERLGGRAA; from the coding sequence ATGACATCCGAGACTCCTGAGACCTCCACGGCCCGCGGCCCTGCCGCTGCCTCGTCCGGTCACCGCCTCCGCTGGAACAAGGTGCCCGAAGTCACCGTGTACTTCTGGGTGATCAAGGTGCTGTGCACCACGGTGGGCGAGACCGCGGCCGACATGTTGAACGAGAAGCTGGGCTTGGGTCTGACCGGTGTGTCGCTGCTGATGAGCGTGGTGCTGGCGGTTGTACTGGTCGTCCAGTTCCGCACCGCCGCGTACCGGCCGGGCGTGTACTGGCTCGCCGTGGCTCTGATCAGCATCGTCGGCACTCTAATCAGCGACAACCTCACGGACAACATGGGCGTACCGCTGACGACGAGCACCACGGTGTTCGCGGTCGTCCTCGCGATCGTGTTCACCGTCTGGTATCGCCGCGAGCGGACCCTGTCCATCCACAGCGTCGACTCCCTGAGCCGCGAGTCGTTCTACTGGCTCGCGGTGTTGTTCACCTTCGCGCTGGGTACCGCGGCGGGCGACCTGGTGGCCGAGCGCATGGACTTGGGCTACTGGCTGTCCGCGGTGCTGTTCGCCCTGGTGATCGTGGCCGTCGCGGTGGCGCGCTTCACACTCGACCTGAACGCGGTGTGGAGCTTCTGGATCGCGTACGTCCTCACCCGCCCGCTCGGCGCATCGGTGGGCGACTACCTCTCCCAGCCGACCGGGGCCGGCGGCCTGGGCCTTGGCACCGTGGTCACCAGCGTGCTGTTCCTCGCGGTCATCCTCGGCCTGGTCGCGTATCTGGCGGTGACACGGAAGGACGTCATC